The nucleotide window CGATGTCACGCGCGCGCTGTCTGTAGCAATCGCCACCCGACTACGCCGAAGACCACCGCGAGTCCGCCATCGAGCCAGCGTCGCAGCCGCAAATAAATGCGCCGCGCCGTCTGCGTCGAAAACAGCAACGCGTAGCCGCAGAACACCGTCACGCTGATAGTGATGCATCCCGGCAAGATGGCCGGCTGCACCGCGCCGTCATGCGATGACGACAGCGCAACGATCGACACCCAGCTCAACACGGCCTTCGGGTTCGTCAAATGCAGCAGCGCGCCGCGCAGATAGATTCGTTTCAGCGGCTCGCCTTCCGTCGACACGGCGGTCTTATGAGATGACGGATTGAGCGCAGCACGTCCCGACTTGAACGCGAGCCACAGCAGATACACGCCGCCGAAAATCTTGAGCGCGACGAGAAACTGCGAGTAAGCGATCAAGGCCGCCGAAACGCCGAGCATGGCGACTGTCGCCCAGAACATCGATCCCGAGATGACGCCGAGCGCAAACGTGAGCGCGGGCTTGCGGCCATGATTCGCGGCGATGGACATGATCGCCAGATTGCTCGGCCCGGGGCTCGCGGTGCCGACGAAGTAGGCCGTGTATGCCACCAGCAGGTTGGCGGAGAGAAAGGTGACGTCGGCCATCGAGCGCCTCATGCGTCGTTGATCAGGGGAGTCTTCGCAGTGTCGACGCCCCCGTCGTGCGATGCCATAGACAGTTCGTCAATCTCTCACCGAGCCAGTTGCCAGACGCCCGTGGTTGCCGTCGCCGGACGATGCATCGGGGGCATGGCGGCGATAGCGGAACAACACGCCCGCCATGACCACGCACGTCAGGCCGCCGCCGATCATGGCCAACGCGAACCCTTGCGTCATGGCGACACGGTAAGCCTGCGGCAACCAGTCGAGTTGTCCGTCCATCACATGTGCCGTGACGGCCAGACGCGCCAATGCCGAGGCCTCGGCAACGCCATGGACCTGTGCCGCCGAGGCGAGCTCCTGCATGGCGCGCAGGCTCATCACGCTGCCGAGCAGCGCAATGCCCATCGTCATGCCGGTCTGGCGCAAGGCGTTCATCGTCGCGGAGGCCATGCCGGTGCGCTCGGCAGGCGCGAGCCCCATGACCGTCATGCCGGTGGCGGGCACCGCGAGTCCCATGCCGAGGCCGAGCACGGCAAACGACGTGCCGACGATCCAGAACGGCGTGTCGTGGGTAAAGGCGGCCATCGCACACATCGTTAGCCCGATCGCGCCATAGCCCGCGACCATCAACAGGGGCAGGGCGACGCGATGGGCAATGCGGCCGAAGAGCAGCGACGTCACTCCCATCATCAGAAACTGAGGCATCAACTGCCAGCCGGTCGCCGCTGGCGTGTGGCCTTGTG belongs to Pandoraea norimbergensis and includes:
- a CDS encoding LysE family translocator, yielding MADVTFLSANLLVAYTAYFVGTASPGPSNLAIMSIAANHGRKPALTFALGVISGSMFWATVAMLGVSAALIAYSQFLVALKIFGGVYLLWLAFKSGRAALNPSSHKTAVSTEGEPLKRIYLRGALLHLTNPKAVLSWVSIVALSSSHDGAVQPAILPGCITISVTVFCGYALLFSTQTARRIYLRLRRWLDGGLAVVFGVVGWRLLQTARA